One stretch of Arachis duranensis cultivar V14167 chromosome 1, aradu.V14167.gnm2.J7QH, whole genome shotgun sequence DNA includes these proteins:
- the LOC107459952 gene encoding xyloglucan endotransglucosylase/hydrolase protein 24: MLLPYPTSVVMVALFTMTMMMMLCGGDLHKNIDITWGNGRAQMLNNGQLLTVSLDAASGSGFQSKDHYLFGHFQIQLKLVPGNSAGTVTSFYLQSEGSTWDEIDFEFLGNLSGNPYILHTNVITQGKGGREQQFYLWFDPTSDFHTYSILWNPLCIILYVDGIPIREFKNYESRNISFPMKKPMRMYGSLWDAEDWATRGGLIKTNWSAAPFIAYFKNFFVNACVESTPPSITSSCTHPNKKSNNHNSVGEKWITQGLKPSEVDKLNWVHKNFMVYNYCSDLKRFPQGLPLECKIN, from the exons atgcTTCTGCCTTATCCCACTAGTGTTGTTATGGTGGCACTATTCActatgacgatgatgatgatgttgtgcGGTGGCGATTTGCATAAGAACATTGACATAACATGGGGTAACGGGCGTGCCCAGATGCTCAACAATGGCCAGCTTCTTACTGTGTCCCTTGACGCTGCCTCTGGCTCTGGATTCCAATCCAAGGATCACTATCTTTTTGGCCACTTTCAAATTCAACTCAAACTTGTTCCTGGAAATTCTGCAGGCACTGTCACTTCTTTCTAT TTACAATCAGAAGGATCAACTTGGGATGAAATAGACTTTGAATTCCTTGGAAATCTGAGTGGCAACCCGTATATTCTTCACACTAATGTAATCACGCAAGGTAAAGGTGGCAGGGAGCAACAATTCTATCTATGGTTTGATCCCACTTCTGATTTTCACACTTACTCAATTCTGTGGAATCCACTATGCATCAT CTTATACGTGGATGGAATTCCTATTAGAGAATTCAAGAACTATGAATCAAGGAATATATCATTTCCAATGAAGAAACCAATGAGAATGTATGGAAGCTTATGGGATGCTGAAGATTGGGCTACAAGGGGTGGTCTAATCAAGACAAATTGGAGTGCAGCTCCATTCAttgcatattttaaaaatttttttgtcaatgCTTGTGTTGAGTCTACTCCTCCTTCTATTACGTCTTCTTGCACACACCCAAACAAAAAGAGTAATAATCATAATTCCGTTGGTGAAAAATGGATCACACAAGGGTTGAAGCCCTCTGAAGTAGACAAACTCAACTGGGTACACAAGAATTTCATGGTCTATAACTATTGTTCCGACTTAAAACGCTTCCCTCAAGGATTGCCGCTAGAAtgtaaaataaactaa